The genomic region GATGTAGTatattaatttgttataattgatgatgtGACATACTGATATAATCATGTGATAATCTCACTTTGACAAGTCAGTAGGTCCATCTCAACGTTAtattagcataaaaataattgatatcattttatttgacttaagatataattaaatataataaaaaaataaaaataattaaattttaaaaatattatagctaaatattaataatactGAATTGTCACTTAATGTAATAGGCAGAATTTTGAGCCCCTCTCGTCACAACACTTACAGTATAATctaagcaaaaaaaaagaaaattattagcTTGCTAATTagagaaaaaatttttttgcatGCATCCTTTCTAGTAAGGATATGTCATTGGGTAGGGTTCAGCTGATTCAATTGGGTCGATGTCTGATATCTTTATTTTGCATGGCTTAAGCCGACTCGCAAAGGTCCTAACTAGGGCATGACGATGCAACACAAAACAGGTTGAATTGAAAGTAGCAATCTACGTGAAGATCTTCTATTAGAGTTTTTGTATATTGCGAATTACAATCCGCTTTACCtcaatttgaattaaattgaaaatcgaAATTCATATTACAAATTGATTGTCGCTACATAACGCAAAGAATCTTGAAAAAAACTCAAGCGGTGCCTGTATTTTGAGGAGTTAATCCTGAGCCATGAACAGAACCACGACAAAGCGGGCAATGCGAATGGTCTAGCAGCCACCGATCTATGCACCGTTGATGGTACATATGTTTGCACTTGGATAAAACCTTACAAAGATCCCTGTCAATGAACTCTTCCAAGCACATCGCACACTCGTCGGCTGTGCAATTTGCTTCGGTTTCTTGATTAATATTCTTGTACGTAGCAACAGTCCCGGCCGGGACTCGCTTTGGAGTCTGCTGCTTCTGCCGCGGTTGCTGGCCTTGCATGGCGGCTTGAGAGAGATAGCTTGGCCGCCCCATCTCAATGTCTAGGGGTGGCTGTACCCCGAAGATTTTTACGTAGCAAATCCTTAAGAAATAACCTATAAAGAGCATTATTGGAAACGCAGCGATCATATATAGAATTGCAACAATATTTAGGAAAGCCGCCTCCCCATTATCGCCAGGGTTTGAAGAAGTTGGTGGCATGGACATGGTTTTCCTGAGAAAAATCTCGCAGAGTGCTGCTGAGAGAGAAGAGTTGATTCAAGTGTGCTAAGAAAACTTACTGAAGGTTCCCCTTTAGTCGTTTGAACTGTGCTAGTTGTTCTCGGTTTTTATATGAATCCATCACCGCCTGTGGTCGAAAACCAAATCCATCATGAATTAGGatttacattattttttaaaaaataatttaaacgCAGGTTTATTTACACTGGGCTAGCTAGGTGGTTCAACACCCGGCCCAATCAGTTTATAATTCGTAGGGGATGATTTGTTTGGGGTTGATGACCCCGCTTGATATTCAATAGGAGCGAATGATATAAAATACATATCgtattattcatttataacttcattaaaataaaaacaaatgatgaagaaaattcttttaacttgCAAGCATTCCATTTTGATTGTGTGGAAAGAcgtatttattgaaaaaattgtctagaaacatataaattaaatgattatatttgttaaattcaaatatttctCTTGTTGTGTATAGATTATACATTAATTGTAGACTTAATGAACTTTTAGCATAAGTTTTCAACAATTCTAACATGCAGAATAACATGGAatagcaaaaaagaaaacaaaaagaaaactatgGCGGTAACCTAAAAAACTTGTGCATAGCTACACAAATCTCTAAAACAACCAACCAACAAACAAACGCAACCAGAAACTGAGCTTCTCCATCAAACCAGAAAAGCCAGCATCAGTCATCACACTGAAACAGAAAGATAAAACCATCCCAAAAAGAACCTGGACACTAAATAACTGCTGCAAACAAAAACCATGCGGCAATGCCGACTTCCGCAATAAAACCCAGCAATAAAAAAGACAAGTCAAAATAGCAGAGATCAACATGGCAATCACAAAAAATCAGAAGACCCAATCTGAAACTGCGAAAGTACGCTAACTTCAACCAAGATTTGAAGCAACCAAACTCTAAAAACACATCATCAACCAAACCAAGAGAGGAGAGAAAAATCTGATATTGAGTTGGGAGAatttttccaacggaattttaACGTCAACGTTAATCATGCAACGGGGCAGAGAGAGGGGCACAAACTTGGGGCAGAAGATGTTCATTCATGCCTACAATCTGAGTGGGTGGTTCCACGCAGGTCATGGGAAGAACCCTACAATGATTTGTAGGTAACAATGGTCCCCGCCAAGATTGGCATTGAAGCCGGCTGCCTCTCCAGTGGCTTCCCGGTTCAAATATCTTGGGGAGGACGACGACATGGACGTTCCCTGAAAACAGAATGGTAGCCTAGCAGCCACCAAACTGCAAGTATAGTAATTGAGGGCAAAAGTTGACGGCAACGACATGATTAAAGAGAAAGATTTCGAGAGAGGAATTCTGATTCAAGTCAGGCCAATGCTAAGGACCGTTATAGGGATTTGGTCCTAAGCCAAGTTGATGAATTAGGCTTACAAATATTAAGATAAACACACAGTACTGACACACACCTATTACATATATGAAGGTTCATATGTGATTAtcaaaaaattctaaattcaTGTGCAATCATAAACATGTTCTTGGAGCTTTCTTGTACAATCTATACTAAAATGGGAATCCAAaccttttcaaaatctttcgCCCAGCCATAACTTGCCAGGCTAATAAAATTAACTTGAAACTAGGCTTAATTTCACATAACAAGAGATTAAACTCTTGCCATATATTTTATCAATACTTATCCTTTCATTAATTAACCGCCGGTGGCTGATGACTTGACCCTGAGCCTCGTAGAGAACCACGGCAGAGGGGGCAATGTTGATCCCTTGCCAGCCATAGGTCAATACAAATTTTATGGTACATATGTCTACAATTGTGAAGAACACTGCATTGATCCCCCTGCTCGAACTTTAGCACAATCGTCACAAGTTTCCCCCGTTTGATGATTCTCGTACGTGACGACGGTCCCCAAAATTTGCTGCCGTGGCATTGGCACCGGCCGAGGCAAGGGACGCTGTCTGGGCATGGCCTGCTGTGGATTTCTTGGTTGCCTTCCTTGGGTATTTTGGGGTGGTTTCGGAAAACAGCCGTTAATGACGGCAGCGCAgcagaaaataaaagaagttgCTATTACCGCAAGTAATACAATTGCAAAGTAGCCGAGCGAACTCAGGTCAATACTTGCCATGATTGAAAAACCTTAATATGGATTCGTCTTCTATTCATCTGcttcatatataaatatatatgtatatatatatatatttcagcttctgaaatataacttttatttaaattgaaaaactaGAAGGATTCATCAGAAACCAACTCAAATGTAAATTGTAACAAATATGGCGCATTAATTAGGGTTGGAACAGGActcttatcaaaattaaatcttttaaCTTGCACTAGTTGATAGGTATTGAGAACTATGTGACAAGCTCTTAAAATCCTACCTGCATGGTGATTGGCCTGTCAATTGGTaacttattaatatataatcattGTCAAATTATTAgttaacatttaatatttgtaTTATGCACTTCTTGCCATCAAAGAGagaagatatatatatatatatagttgaattgaaattaattacttTTACTTTAAGTTGGAATATAATGTGTGTACCAAATTGGATTGAAAAATAATGATCACGAGCCAATTGTTAAACTAGATCATCCCCTATCCTAACCTCACATTTGCTTCTTAATGCCGCTCAGTCTGCTGCTACATATAAGTTTAGGAATCAAAACTGTTACTCTCAACATTTTCGTATACTCCAACAACAGATGCAAACCTAATTCTCTATCTCTTGGCATGGCAATGCATGCTTTAGCTATGTACTGGTCGTTCATTGATATTGCAAACAATGTGgtcattaatttcctttataactAATTAACAAAGATTGTCCATATATAGTATTATCTAAATCAAAGTTAAATTTAAGTTCTCAGGATGATTctattggaagaaaaagaaaagcaaggaAAATATATTGACATGCCCTTTAAAAGGTTATTGTAGTTGTTAATCAATTAGCCATTTGGTGTACTACGAATAGGACCACGACAAGGAGGGCAGCGTTCATTCCTCCAGCAACCATTTATCAATACAGTGTTTATGATACATATGGTTGCATCTGGTGAAAATCCCATTCTCACCTCCATCCTGGAAATCCTCTAAGCATATGTATAGCACAGTTTCTGCAACTTGGACTGGTAATTCCctgttgaattttatcatattaaaCTGTTTGGAATACTTTCTGTGGCTACCTGACGCCAtcgctgctgctgctgctgctgttgtTCGCTTCTTGTCCCGGtttcaatatcatcaatatttGTGGTTTGATCTTGATTTTGCTTACATGACACTTATAAGATGAAGGTATTGATCATCAATACCGGGGTCAAGTTTACGAAGAGGGATGAAGGAAGGTTCGGGTGATTCTTTTGATGGtggaggtggtggtggtgaaACACACTTTCACATCTTTCCCCACATAAAATTCAACCTAATCTACAAAGTCACTGTATTGTGATTTGTTAGTATACCATCATAACTACAAGTGATAGTGTtacgaaatattttaatttggttagtAGTGGATAGGAAGATTGGAGTTttcattttgagaaaattgtgagaaacggtgattaagttgattttagaaatagtttttaatataaaattaattgtttttatttagttttagtCATGAGATGacaaaaatacttttaaaactatttcagaCAAGTTAAAtgctttccatttttttctcttgtcaTTTGTCTGTTGAActcctcatttttctttctcactaTTCAGCGTTTTCTAATTTTACTATCATCTCATCTTTCTGTTTATCTTTTATCATCTTGTCATATCACCATTGACATACAGCATGATATGAACGgtaacaatatatttattattttacattCATAAAATCCTCTTCTTGTCTCTTTCTCGCCTTCTTGTCATATCATTGTTGATCTAAGTTTACCACCATCAGTATCTCTCTATTTATCTCTTGTCATCTTGTCATATCACCATTGATATATAGTATGATTTGAAaggtaataatatattttattaatttacatTCATAAAACCTTTTATCTATCTCTAGTATTCTCGTCATATCATCGTCGATCTATAGATCAAAAAGTATGGTATTATTGGGTTTATTGGTGTTGAGTTTTTCAGTGATTCAAGTTTGATAGAATGTGCCTTGACGTGTAACAAATTAAGTGATTCATGTTTTAATGTGTAATATCAGTAGGAAGAAGAAAGCTTTGGCATGTAATATTTGGTGTTAACATCTGGCGTGTAACATTTGTGAGTCATGCTTGGGCCTTGGTATTTAATATTAGTAGGAAGAAAGAAGCTTTGGCATATAACATCTGGTGCTAACCTCTGGCGTGCaaagttttgattttggtGTGTAACATCTTGTGCTGAAGCTTTGACCTTGGCATGTAACATTTATTGCTGAAATTTTGGTGTGTAACATCTTTTACAAGCTTGCAaagttgttttatttttcttttctattattaaatatgtgtgtaaatatatgtataataatttttttttcaactgtAATAATGTATTTTTGAACATAGCATgtaataacaatatttttaaacatCACATATAActtgttcttttatttttatatttcagtGGGATATAAACTCTTgaagttaaatattttcacGATAAAGATaagtttaaaatcaataagaaatttgacatgaaaataaagatttattgaGTAATTATTTACGTCAACCTTACTGCTGGGATGAAATAGATTTAGACATAAAGATATTATCCAAAATCTTCTAATTTGGATAATTAGcttttggattattttatttgttacgTTTACTGTAATCATAAGAAAAAACATAatgtgtaataatttttttttacaaggCATATAACAATACTTTTCCAACATATGAATTTGAATATGAAGAGGTATcattaagtcaattttgtctaaaaatctttttttaactaaaaataattaaaattaaaaaaatatatttttaaaaacatcttatatttttaagttaaaaaaaattgacccATTCATTTTCCAATGTCAAGCCATGGCTGCTCGGTGGAAAAATTGCCCATTTGGGCTTTGGGTGGATGAACAAATGTCCGTATCGAACCAGATGGGTCCAAATTCACCATGATAAACCGGGTCAGTGACAAATCCCGAGTGTCAAATTACGGCCCATTATAGGCGTGGAACGACGCCCTTCTGATCTGCAGATTCCTAGGGTTTCTCTCTTACTATAAAGAACAGAAAGTTAAGCCCTTTCGAGTTTCCATAAACCCTACTCATCTCCcttcaaaagaacaaaaagagaaaacctATAAAAGAAGTTGGATTGGAGAAGGAAGGATCTAGTATGGACAAGAACATGTTAGCCGGGCTCGAGGGTCTCCCTGAAGAAGATAAGATCCGAATGTCCGCCATGATTGACCACCTCCAGTTTCGTGACAGGTGACTTTACTCTCTTTTCCGTAATGTCGCTTATTGCCTGATTCCTGAATCCAAACTGATGCAACTGAGATATCTGAATTAATTAAGAACTTTAGCTTTAGGAAATGTGTTCAGCTTATTTGGGGATTATGATTTTTGggtctttttttaaatttttgtttatggGTTTGCTTCTCAGCTTTTAGATAATGCAGGTTACCCATTTAACATCTGGGTTTTGTTGCTATGTATTTGATGAGAAGCTAAAGAGATGTTCTCCTTAAAACCAGTGCAGCTTTTTTATGTTGCCTCTGGACGTTTTGGGAACTACATTTCTATCATTTAAAGCCCCTTTTAAATGCTTTTGCTAGTATTTTTGCCAGCATTTTATTGTATTTGCTTTCATTGGAATGAGTATGGTGGTTGACACACTTCTTCACTTGGATTGTAGCTACCCCTTAATTGTTCTTTTGTGTTAACTTGCTCTGTTAGTTAGTGGTTGCTGATCTTTTAGATTCCCAAATAAAAATTAGCATTTTCCTTGCATAAAGAtgaaatttattgattttatcagtttttttttttctgaaagtGCTTATAATGCCACAATGGATTTATTTGTTTCTGCACTTTATGGTAATGCAAACCTGGGGTTGGGTCACAGCGTGTTGGTTTACAGAATTATGGGCATTTTTAACACACAGGCAAATGCCCTTTTTACATCATCAACGGACATGAAGACAATTGTAGCATCCAGGTTTTGTCTGGATATGTTTAGCAAAACAATTTACATAGAGTAATATATCCTCCTAGGAGCAGAGGTACAAAGAAAGTGTAGAAAGCATAGAGGCGGGAGGGGTTCAAATAACCTCCATATTATATTGatctaattattttatttagttagtGCTTTTGATTTGGAAGGCTTTGTAAAGCTCTTTTCATACTGCTTAAATGACCCATTCCCTTTAGTCAACCAGAAGAAGCCTTTCTCTAGTTAATTAGTGCTTTTGATCATACCTGTTACCTTACTAGTAGAGAGGTGTCTATTTATCTAATTACTTCATTTAATTTGATGTCCAGTAGGAGAACCTTACTAGCACAGAGGTGTCTACTGAtctaattatttcttttaatttgacGTCCAGTCTGAGAATGTACAATTCACTTGTTGAGAGATGCTTCAATGACTGCGTGGACAACTTTACCCGCAAGACTCTGCAGAAGCAAGAGGAGACCTGTGTCATGCGATGTGCTGAGAAGTTCTTGAAGCACTCAATGCGTGTAGGCCTAAGGTTTGCAGAGCTTAACTCACAGGCTGCAACACAAGATTAAAGCTAATAAACAACCATGAATGGAGATTGAAACATTTCTGCCTTTGATGTAGAATTTTCCTTTTGCATAAATAGGCTTCTCCTTGCCCAGATCAAAGGCAAGATATTGCTGGGGGTTGACAATTGTTGTTCATGAAAGAAtttgttattgttgatttcttcTTAAGAAATTGAATACGATTGACTAGGTATTTGTTGTGGAGGATGGTTCATTCACCTTGATACTTAATGAGTTAAAAGTGAAATAACTTTATTTCTATTATAACTTTTATCTCAAGACTTGGTTCCTATGCGGATGTGTATTGCCATATTGTGGGATGGCTTACCTTGAGAGGTTTCATCCCAATCTTCTAATAAACGGCTGCCCCCAACTTTCTTAGACTCACCAGTGATCTCCCAGCATTATTTATTACTGGGGAAAAAGCTCCAATCACCTCATTATCTAATAATTAGACACTGTACACATTGTATAatcttcattcttttcaagaaGTTATGTTGAACTCTAATTTATGTTCAAACTCTAAATCTCCTACTGCTTCACTGCCTCAAAACTCTCCCCTGTGGCACtacaaaaaggaaagaataatTGACTAATCATTCCCGATGAGCAAAACATGCAAGGATAGGCACATCTCGTAGCAACAACAAGCAATCGCCCATAATTGAACAAGTCAGCTTTATTCACAGGGAAACTAAACACACGACACAAATAAACTCACAAATTGTTTTACAtcctttttgtcttttgtctttgttttttttttggtttcaaaGGATAACTACAACATTTTCGCAACCATAcacaaaataacaaataacTTGAACAATCTTCTCCTCCAAAACATTAACAGCTTCCAGCACAAACTTCATATCCACTCCTCTGGATCCCTACAAAATTAACAACTGCAGAATATAAGAAACTGAGGAATCCCTTCCAAAAGCGACACACATCtcactttaaagaaaaattgaaatgcaACTCATTGCAGTAGTATGAATCAAGTACAAAAACAATGATGTGAACAAAGATTATTCAGGCATTTACCTTATCTGGCAAGAAAAACACTTAATAGGATTTAacaggaaaaacaagaaaactaCATGCTGAACTATAAATTTTTCCACAAGAATTTCATACCAGCACAGTTAGCAGTGTGACTTCCACAAGGTTATTTTGATGCAACAAAAGCTTCTGACCCTAGGAAAGAAGGCAATTAAGGTGAACTAGAGGAAATGTATTAGAGAAGAAGCCCTGCAAGGATCTAGAGATGTGGGAGGAGAGGTGGCAGAAAGAGTCATTGAGGTTACCAATGCCAAGACAAATATCAACTCAGAGGCTGTTGGAAGTAGAGatgaaaaaccaaagaaaatcAATCCCTTAAACTTGTTCCAAGGCACTTTTAACACACGCATGCTGGCTCATAGATCTCCAAAAGTAAAATTCCACATTCATTTTTTCATATCAGTTAATGCAGTAAAGCCTCCATCAAACAGTCTGTTTTCTTcatctcttttatttacttacttctttacatatatatttttttaaaattccaaGGAACAGAGGTGTGCAACTGTGAAATCATTCATGCTAAAACCACTGAACAAATAATCTTCAATGAACCAATAGCACTAAAACTACCATAATCTAATTCTTCATAAACTGGAGCCAATATGAATTACTTTTACCACGTACACAATCACtttcaagaaaacaaaaaggtgaaaaataattacttaaataatGCACCTTAAATAGATTAAGTATATTATCTTACACATAGTGCACGAGTAATAGCAGGAAAAACGCTCAGACAAAGTAGAATCAAACTAGGATCATTATACAGTTTAAAAAAAGGGATTGAGAACATTCATTACCTTTGCTAACAAGCCTCTACTCATCATCTTCGTGGCGGCGTTTCCTGCTCCTCTCCTCAGACCGCTTTGCACCCCTTCCAACCCGAGAATCATCCGAACAACTAACATCAGAATCAGAAGGGGATTTGTGCCTCTGGCTCTTCCTCCGATGCCGTTTACCATAATCATCCGAAACATCCGATGATTCAGAATCATCAGAAGACCTATGACTTCTCCTTCTCCTCTTCTCCTTCCTACTCTTTCGCTTACTATGACGACGACGCTCATCATCCTCATCCGAAGATTCATCCCTCTTCCTCCTCTTCTCTTTCCTCCTCTTCCTCCTACTTTCATTCTCATCATCTGAATTGCTACTTCCTCTCTTCCTACCACTCCTTTTCTTTGACCTCCCTCTCGTCTTTCTCTCTCCGTAATCTGAATCCGACCCATCATCGTCATcagtctttttcttcttcgaCGACTTCTTCCCTTTACCACTAACCTTCTTCCCGTATCTTTGAGCAATAATCCTCTCAATCTCCGAATCCTCATCAGAATCTGAACTCTCACTCTCATCTTCCTCCTCCTCACTCTCCACCTCCTCCTTCCCATTCACTTTCCCGCCTTTCAACTTATCCAATCCATTCAAAACCGCAGCCTGAATAGCTTCGGGGTCTTTCTCCTCCTCCTTCAAACTCACAAAATTCTTGCACTGAAAAGTAAGGTGCCCAACACGTCCACACCTTTTACAAGCTCCACGAGCCTCATCAGCATTCGACCCGGTGATTCGGGCAAGTGCTAAAAGCCCTTGAAAGCTAGCGTAGGCGTTTTCGCCTTCAGGTTCAGCACTGGCGGCCGTATGATTCGATGAATTTTTGGAATCCTCTTTATTGGGCGCATAAGGGTCGTAACCTATTGCACTTTGCCAAATCCCGTGCGTTTGTAGGGCGGCGCTACTATGCACCCGGTTGTTCGCGGGCATCCGAACCCTGCCTGCGGTGGCCGGCATCTTGTAGCAATTGAAGAATCGAAATTTGACGAGTTACGGTTTTTTCTTTGGGTGAAATGCTTCAAAAATCGGAGAGGAAAAGCAGAAAACGAGAAAAGTCAGggttttatattaaaattggAAAACTGGATATGAATCTAGGGTTTCTTAGCAAAGTGGAAACAGAGGGGAATTGGGAATTCAACTGACTTTGGAATTGAATTGGAAAAGATATTCGAAGAGCCAAAACAAGGAACAGGGAGACAGAGATCGAGAAAATATGAGATTTTTGATCGAgggtttgaaattttaattatttgaagttTATTTGTAAAGGTGTTAAATGGGCCACCACGACACTGTAAAAGATCAACTCATTTGTTAATGGGCCGTACCAGTCTAGTACCATTATTTTCCAGGCTGTGCTGGCAGCCCATTAAGATCAAGCCATGGGCCATGGCCTAACATAACATGTCTGTCTGCGTTCAGTCTGCCAGTGCCATGGATATCAGACCTTTTGCTAATGAACAACTACTCTGCTTGCTTACGTATATAAATAGAGGCATTAGCAGATACAAACTGTTGCAACCCTCTATCTTTGATGCCATGTATGATAGATTGTACAAACTAATGCAAAGTCTATAACTTTTGATGCCATGGACGCATCACATACACTTATTAATGGCAGTTTAGTAACAAAAGCATCCAATAGTACTGTTGTATCTTTCACCAAACTGCATCAGACAATACCTTCTATGGCTTTGTTTCTATACCCTACATATGAAAAAGGTACGTTCATGcccaaaatttttgttaagGTTATTTTGTACATCACAAAGAAGCAGCTTCCTGCTAATGAGCCAGAATGAAAAGCAAGAAGGTCCTATACCGAATCATTTAAATCTTTCACTATAGAATTTAGTATGAATATATAAATTCTGGTAATACGAATTTGATATATCTGTTTATTTACTAAGATGGAATATACAAAAAGAGAGATGAAAGGATGAGACAAGTCCAAGATTTGCTTACATCTGGCATGTCTTCCTCTGTTGTACCTTCTATGTGGAACATCCTCTTGACATTATACTTACTAGAGTGATGCCTAcaatttgagtttgataatagaaaactaaattaaagtttatagaatataaaatatgaaagCACCATATAAACTCTACTGAAAAAATAAGACCTATAGACCTGGTTAAGGCTGTCTAAGAACT from Theobroma cacao cultivar B97-61/B2 chromosome 9, Criollo_cocoa_genome_V2, whole genome shotgun sequence harbors:
- the LOC18590688 gene encoding mitochondrial import inner membrane translocase subunit TIM9, with amino-acid sequence MDKNMLAGLEGLPEEDKIRMSAMIDHLQFRDSLRMYNSLVERCFNDCVDNFTRKTLQKQEETCVMRCAEKFLKHSMRVGLRFAELNSQAATQD
- the LOC18590686 gene encoding putative RING-H2 finger protein ATL19, which gives rise to MSMPPTSSNPGDNGEAAFLNIVAILYMIAAFPIMLFIGYFLRICYVKIFGVQPPLDIEMGRPSYLSQAAMQGQQPRQKQQTPKRVPAGTVATYKNINQETEANCTADECAMCLEEFIDRDLCKVLSKCKHMYHQRCIDRWLLDHSHCPLCRGSVHGSGLTPQNTGTA
- the LOC18590689 gene encoding CAX-interacting protein 4, translated to MPATAGRVRMPANNRVHSSAALQTHGIWQSAIGYDPYAPNKEDSKNSSNHTAASAEPEGENAYASFQGLLALARITGSNADEARGACKRCGRVGHLTFQCKNFVSLKEEEKDPEAIQAAVLNGLDKLKGGKVNGKEEVESEEEEDESESSDSDEDSEIERIIAQRYGKKVSGKGKKSSKKKKTDDDDGSDSDYGERKTRGRSKKRSGRKRGSSNSDDENESRRKRRKEKRRKRDESSDEDDERRRHSKRKSRKEKRRRRSHRSSDDSESSDVSDDYGKRHRRKSQRHKSPSDSDVSCSDDSRVGRGAKRSEERSRKRRHEDDE